The stretch of DNA TCACCAGGGCTTCTGTAAGGATGTGACTGTTACACTAATTTAGGAAAACTAAATTTGGTCaatcagctttttcatttactgtagtaGAAAAGTGGAACTTAATTCCACTTCACATTAGAGACTGTGCAAGCCTCAGCAGTgttaaaatgtccttaaagactTGGCTGAAGGCGACTCCACTATGTGATCATTGGTCTTTTTATAACATGGGATGTATATTTTGGTTTATATGTGAAGTAATGCTTGTCATATGTTGTTaagtttttatctgttttgatagtattgtccttttatctcccttgcccagggaccacagatgtaaattagctgtatagctaactctggtacacggtccctgacaaataaactaataaaatacaaagaGAAAAATGTTAGTAGCCAAAAAGTAATGTCTCCTCACCAGCGTGGAAGGACTTTGGCTCTGAGCCAACAGATAATGCACTGTGCACTACAGCGTATGTGTACAACCTGTTGTTTGGATGTTCTGTAAATTTATTTTGATTCGTTTTCCTATTActtttgtgcattttttttatatgtttagGAATATCGAAATGAATACAGACATTGCAATATTCATGCTcattatcgcaatatcacattttgtcaatatcgtgcaaccctgcCACACAGGCTCGCCCCTCTGACTTTCACACCACCACCGCCCATTGTTTGAAACCCACGGGACGTCTGCGTATTTAAAAAGGAGACTCACACGTTGTCTCCTCTGACGATGTAGAGTCCCAGCACCACCTGCTCCACGCCCTGGCTGGAGCTGAACACCCGCTCGTGGCTCTCGTCCAGGATCAGGTTGATGGTCTGGTCGAAGCCCTTCAGGGttccctgaaacacacacacacacacacacacacacacacattaaaacttCTGGGGTCAACAgcaggacacagagagagaacagttaGCTTTCTGCAGAAATACGACTACATTAAATGTCATTCTTCTGGCGCTCAGCGCGGTCGGGGGGGGCGCTGCCGACGGTTACAGGTCTGTCAGAACGCCCACATCCAGGTTCAGAGACTGCTTTCTCTCCACAGCCATCACAACTCTAAACATTCAGTTACAGAAATAGGACTTCATCATGCTGAATGATTATCTGGCCtgttttgcactgcatttgCAGTTTTCCAGTACTGTgatctttcaaaaaaaaagattgtttttggTGTGAGAGTACGTTGTGAGTAAGTGTATGAATGTATACTAGTATGCACTAGAAGTACTTGTTCCATTATGTGTATGTGAGGGTATGGTTTTGCTGCTGTGTGCGTATGAATGTATATTTCTAGGCACCAGAAGGAGTAGCACTTAAATTTCGTTGTGGCAATGTtttacaatgacaaataaatgattctgatacaaacatatgatgatcttatagacCATGATGCATttctgtagattaaactaccccaacagtatataaaggagcACAACCtgaaacatctacagcagtaaaatacaacatacacatgaatgcagcaggaatattaatccagaaacatgagagagaagaggaacaCTTTACTGTACTATAACGTGGCATGCttttactttaactacattttgaTGATTTTACTACAGTAAAGTTTTGAATGGTGGACttacttgtagtggagtatttaCACAGTCTGATATTAATACTTTAACTGCAGTAAAGATGCTGAATAGTTAAAAATGTACTTGAACTCACCACAATCATCCTGCCGTCTGAGGTGACGATGGCAACGGTACCTGAATCCCACCGAGTTAAAGAACAACACACATTTCTGGGCAAAACACTCATTAAGGTaacattattaaattaaattaaaataacccAGTAAACTTCTAACTCTTAACAACAGTCCTGCACTACTAGAAACTACACCTCTGCACGTTCATAAATAAAGTGTTTCCCTAGCTTTGTGAATTATGTGTGgatattgatttaaaaaggtccttcctcaagaaaat from Perca fluviatilis chromosome 23, GENO_Pfluv_1.0, whole genome shotgun sequence encodes:
- the lsm8 gene encoding LSM8 homolog, U6 small nuclear RNA associated, which codes for MSTALESYINRTVAIVTSDGRMIVGTLKGFDQTINLILDESHERVFSSSQGVEQVVLGLYIVRGDNVAVIGEIDEDTDSTLDLGNIRAEPLNSIVH